Proteins encoded in a region of the Halanaerobiaceae bacterium ANBcell28 genome:
- the ribD gene encoding bifunctional diaminohydroxyphosphoribosylaminopyrimidine deaminase/5-amino-6-(5-phosphoribosylamino)uracil reductase RibD yields the protein MTKDDKYYMEQTIEIAKKGEGYTSPNPLVGAIVVKDGVIVGKGYHQNYGGPHAEVYALDEAGEKAKGGTIYVSLEPCSHYGKTPPCSLKVVNSGVKRAVIAMKDPNPLVAGRGIKHLQDSGIKVELGLMEKEAKDLNKAFLKYISTDIPYVYLKTAQTMDGFLATKSGDSKWITNEKARMIGHRLRHKVDAILVGIGTVINDNPSLTTRLVNTKAKDSIRVILDTNLQISLDAKVLNQDSDAETIIVCGDNEENYEDESFKKKLSLLEDKEKVEVLKIPIDIEARISLHKLLRILHDKGISSLLVEGGGRVNYSFLQAGLVDEVYTFIAPKILGANDGISAFSGSGPLKMNEAKELKNIKYQQIDDNILLIGQFE from the coding sequence ATGACTAAAGATGATAAATATTATATGGAGCAAACGATAGAGATAGCGAAAAAAGGAGAAGGATATACTAGCCCTAACCCCCTGGTAGGGGCTATAGTTGTAAAGGATGGGGTAATAGTTGGAAAAGGCTATCATCAAAATTATGGTGGTCCCCATGCTGAGGTATATGCTTTAGACGAAGCAGGTGAAAAAGCAAAAGGAGGGACTATTTATGTTAGTCTGGAACCGTGTAGTCATTATGGGAAAACGCCTCCTTGTTCTTTAAAGGTAGTTAACTCTGGTGTAAAAAGGGCTGTTATTGCTATGAAAGATCCTAACCCCTTAGTTGCAGGTAGAGGAATAAAACATCTTCAAGATTCGGGAATTAAAGTAGAACTAGGACTTATGGAAAAAGAAGCAAAGGACTTAAATAAAGCATTTCTGAAATATATCAGTACAGATATCCCTTATGTCTATTTAAAGACAGCACAAACTATGGATGGGTTTTTAGCTACAAAAAGTGGTGATTCTAAATGGATTACAAATGAAAAGGCACGTATGATTGGGCATAGATTAAGACATAAGGTTGATGCTATTCTTGTAGGAATTGGAACAGTGATAAATGATAATCCTAGCTTGACCACACGATTAGTAAATACAAAAGCGAAAGATAGTATAAGAGTTATTTTAGATACTAATTTGCAGATTTCTTTAGATGCTAAAGTCCTTAATCAAGATTCTGATGCAGAAACAATAATTGTCTGTGGTGATAATGAAGAAAACTATGAAGATGAGTCTTTTAAGAAGAAATTGTCTTTGCTTGAAGATAAAGAGAAAGTAGAAGTCTTGAAGATACCTATAGATATCGAAGCTAGAATTTCTTTGCATAAATTATTAAGGATATTACATGATAAAGGTATAAGTAGTTTGCTAGTAGAGGGTGGTGGTAGAGTAAATTACTCTTTTCTACAAGCAGGCTTAGTAGATGAAGTCTATACTTTTATAGCTCCGAAAATTTTAGGAGCTAATGATGGAATCTCGGCATTTTCAGGTTCAGGTCCACTTAAAATGAATGAAGCTAAAGAATTAAAGAACATAAAATATCAGCAAATAGATGATAATATTTTGTTGATAGGCCAGTTTGAATAA
- a CDS encoding SDR family oxidoreductase — protein MKVLFIGGTGIISQAVSKLLVEENIELYLFNRGNNSDLIPDGARLIKGNIRNKELSYDILKDYQFDVVVNWIAFNTEHIKTDIELFKDKIRQYIFISSASAYQKPLNNYLITESTPLCNPYWDYSQDKIACEELLLQEYRSNGFPVSIVRPSYTYGNTMIPAALNSWDYPWSLIDRMRKGKKIIVHGDGSSLWTMTHNSDFARGFIGLISNDKAIGHAFHITSDEVLTWDHIYQTIARAAGVEANLIHMASDYIISHYPEKKGSLLGDKAVSAVFDNSKIKSFVPDFKARVSFAEGIKRTINYFESNPEMCKIDSDWNKKMDMMIEAYEAI, from the coding sequence TTGAAAGTTTTATTTATAGGAGGAACAGGGATAATTAGCCAGGCAGTTTCTAAGTTGCTTGTAGAAGAAAATATAGAATTATATCTATTTAATCGTGGAAACAATAGTGATTTAATACCAGATGGAGCAAGGCTAATTAAAGGAAACATTAGAAATAAAGAATTAAGTTATGATATATTAAAAGACTATCAATTTGATGTTGTAGTCAATTGGATAGCTTTTAATACGGAACATATTAAAACAGATATTGAGCTTTTTAAAGATAAAATTAGACAATATATATTTATTAGTTCTGCCTCTGCTTATCAAAAACCATTAAATAATTACCTAATTACTGAGTCAACACCTTTATGTAATCCCTATTGGGATTATTCTCAGGATAAAATTGCCTGTGAAGAATTGTTATTGCAAGAATATCGTAGTAATGGTTTTCCAGTAAGTATTGTTAGACCATCATATACTTATGGTAATACAATGATTCCAGCAGCTTTAAATAGTTGGGATTATCCCTGGTCTTTAATAGATAGAATGCGCAAGGGTAAGAAAATAATTGTTCATGGCGATGGTAGTTCTCTTTGGACAATGACACATAATAGTGATTTTGCTCGAGGCTTTATAGGTTTGATTTCTAATGATAAAGCAATAGGGCATGCCTTTCATATTACCTCTGATGAAGTTTTGACATGGGATCATATATATCAGACGATTGCTCGGGCTGCTGGTGTTGAAGCTAATCTGATACATATGGCATCTGATTATATAATCTCTCATTATCCTGAAAAAAAAGGTAGCTTGTTAGGAGATAAAGCTGTTAGTGCAGTTTTTGATAATTCAAAAATAAAAAGCTTTGTTCCTGATTTTAAAGCCCGGGTTTCTTTTGCAGAAGGAATTAAAAGGACTATTAATTATTTTGAAAGTAACCCTGAGATGTGTAAAATAGATAGTGATTGGAATAAAAAAATGGATATGATGATAGAAGCATATGAAGCAATTTGA
- a CDS encoding gamma carbonic anhydrase family protein — translation MLHKYKDKEAQISEDVFTAAGTQIIGDVIIKKGANIWFNAVIRGDINQVEIGEKSNIQENSSLHVDFDKPLKIGKNVTVGHGVILHGCTIEDNCLIGMGATILNGALIGKGSIIGANALITENKVIPPNSLVVGMPGKVVRELTEEESEKIEESAEHYYNFAQEYLNSNEDQ, via the coding sequence ATGTTACATAAATACAAAGATAAGGAAGCACAAATTTCTGAAGATGTTTTTACTGCAGCTGGTACACAGATTATAGGTGATGTAATTATTAAAAAAGGAGCTAACATTTGGTTTAATGCAGTTATCCGAGGTGATATAAATCAGGTTGAAATTGGAGAAAAATCAAATATTCAAGAGAATTCATCATTACATGTTGACTTTGATAAACCCTTAAAAATTGGAAAGAATGTAACTGTTGGACATGGTGTTATTCTACATGGATGTACAATAGAAGATAATTGTTTGATAGGTATGGGAGCTACTATTCTTAATGGAGCTCTTATTGGAAAAGGTTCTATTATAGGTGCTAATGCATTAATTACAGAGAATAAAGTAATACCACCTAACAGTCTAGTCGTTGGTATGCCAGGAAAAGTTGTGCGAGAACTTACTGAGGAAGAATCAGAGAAAATCGAAGAATCTGCAGAACATTATTATAATTTTGCCCAGGAATATCTTAATAGTAATGAAGATCAGTGA